One window of Rhizobium tropici CIAT 899 genomic DNA carries:
- the gltA gene encoding citrate synthase — MDNNNACVLVDGHSAELKLRSSTIGPNVLGIGSLYEQTKMFTYDPGFTSTASCESSITFIDGDEGVLLHRGYPIEQLAEHGDFLEVCYLLLYGELPTAAQKKDFDYRVVHHTMVHEQMSRFFTGFRRDAHPMAVMCGCVGALSAFYHDSTDITDPHQRMVASLRMIAKMPTLAAMAYKYHIGQPFVYPKNDLDYASNFLRMCFAVPCEEYVVNPVLARAMDRIFILHADHEQNASTSTVRLAGSSGANPFACIAAGIACLWGPAHGGANEAALNMLTEIGTVDRIPEYIARAKDKNDPFRLMGFGHRVYKNYDPRAKIMQKTAHEVLGELGIKDDPLLDIAIELERIALTDDYFIEKKLYPNVDFYSGITLKALGFPTTMFTVLFALARTVGWIAQWNEMIEDPDQRIGRPRQLYTGAPLREYVPLSKR; from the coding sequence ATGGATAACAACAATGCTTGTGTCTTAGTCGACGGCCATAGTGCCGAATTGAAACTTCGATCAAGCACGATCGGTCCGAACGTCCTCGGCATTGGATCCCTCTACGAGCAGACGAAGATGTTCACCTATGATCCTGGCTTCACTTCGACTGCGTCGTGCGAGTCCAGCATCACCTTTATTGATGGCGACGAAGGCGTTCTGCTGCATCGCGGTTATCCGATCGAACAGCTTGCCGAGCACGGCGACTTCCTCGAAGTCTGTTACCTGCTGCTCTACGGCGAATTGCCGACCGCAGCCCAGAAGAAGGACTTCGACTATCGGGTCGTGCACCACACCATGGTGCATGAACAAATGTCCCGCTTCTTCACCGGTTTCCGCCGCGATGCGCATCCGATGGCCGTCATGTGCGGCTGCGTCGGCGCTCTGTCGGCCTTCTATCACGACTCCACCGACATCACCGATCCGCACCAGCGCATGGTCGCAAGCCTTCGTATGATCGCCAAGATGCCGACGCTTGCCGCCATGGCCTACAAGTACCATATCGGCCAGCCCTTCGTTTACCCGAAGAACGATCTCGACTATGCGTCGAATTTCCTGCGCATGTGCTTTGCCGTGCCCTGCGAGGAATATGTGGTCAATCCGGTGCTTGCCCGCGCCATGGACCGCATCTTCATCCTGCACGCGGATCATGAACAGAACGCATCGACCTCGACGGTTCGCCTCGCCGGCTCTTCCGGCGCCAATCCCTTTGCTTGCATCGCCGCCGGCATCGCATGCCTCTGGGGCCCGGCCCATGGCGGCGCCAACGAAGCTGCGCTCAACATGCTGACGGAAATCGGCACGGTCGACCGCATTCCGGAATATATCGCCCGCGCCAAGGACAAGAACGATCCGTTCCGATTGATGGGCTTCGGTCATCGCGTTTACAAGAACTACGATCCGCGCGCCAAGATCATGCAGAAGACGGCGCACGAGGTCCTCGGCGAACTCGGCATCAAGGACGATCCGCTGCTCGACATCGCGATCGAACTGGAGCGTATCGCGCTGACCGATGACTATTTCATCGAGAAGAAGCTTTACCCGAATGTCGACTTCTATTCCGGCATCACGCTGAAGGCGCTCGGCTTCCCCACGACCATGTTCACGGTACTATTTGCGCTCGCCCGCACCGTCGGCTGGATTGCCCAGTGGAACGAGATGATCGAAGATCCGGATCAGCGTATCGGCCGCCCGCGCCAGCTCTATACCGGCGCACCGCTGCGCGAATACGTTCCGCTTTCAAAGCGCTGA
- a CDS encoding IS3-like element ISRtr2 family transposase (programmed frameshift), whose translation MSKTTNKFSPEVRDRAIRMVLDHEAEHPSRWAAVSSIAAKIGCSAHTLHEWVKKADVDSGKRAGLPSDVAEKMKALERENRELRQANEILRKASAYFCPGGARPPTEAMISFIDEHRSKFGVEPICRLLPIAPSTYYDAIAKRTDVDRLSARARRDAAMKVEIRRVFNENFQVYGVRKVWRQLQREGFDIARCTVSRLMRMMGLQGIIRGKPVKTTVSDKAALCPLDRVNRQFCAPAPNMLWLSDFTYVATWQGFVYVAFVIDAFARRIVGWRASRTAHAGFVLDALDQALHDRRPVHRGGLIHHSDRGVQYVSIKYSERLAEAGIEPSVGSVGDSYDNALAETINGLYKAEVIHRRGPWRNFEAVEFATLEWVDWFNNRRLLEPIGNIPPAEAEERYYAMLDEPAMAA comes from the exons ATGAGCAAGACGACCAACAAATTTTCACCTGAAGTTCGTGACCGAGCCATCCGCATGGTTTTGGACCATGAGGCCGAGCATCCATCCCGGTGGGCGGCAGTTTCATCCATAGCCGCCAAGATTGGCTGCTCGGCACATACGCTGCATGAGTGGGTGAAGAAAGCCGATGTTGACAGCGGCAAACGAGCAGGCCTTCCAAGCGATGTCGCCGAGAAGATGAAGGCCCTTGAGCGGGAGAACCGCGAGCTTCGACAGGCCAATGAGATTTTGCGTAAGGCGTCGGCTTATT TTTGCCCAGGCGGAGCTCGACCGCCCACTGAAGCGATGATTTCCTTCATCGACGAACACCGCTCAAAGTTCGGGGTCGAGCCGATCTGCAGGCTGCTGCCGATTGCCCCGTCCACTTACTATGACGCCATCGCCAAGCGCACGGACGTGGACCGCCTGTCGGCCCGCGCTCGTCGCGACGCGGCCATGAAGGTCGAGATACGCCGAGTGTTCAATGAGAATTTCCAAGTCTACGGCGTGCGGAAAGTATGGCGGCAGTTGCAGCGGGAAGGCTTCGACATAGCTCGATGCACTGTTTCTCGGCTTATGAGAATGATGGGTCTTCAGGGCATTATCCGTGGAAAGCCCGTCAAAACGACCGTGTCTGACAAGGCCGCTCTATGTCCGCTCGACCGCGTGAACCGCCAGTTCTGCGCTCCCGCGCCGAACATGTTGTGGCTTTCCGATTTCACGTATGTAGCCACTTGGCAAGGCTTCGTTTACGTCGCTTTCGTGATCGACGCGTTCGCCCGCCGCATCGTCGGCTGGCGGGCGAGCCGAACCGCTCATGCGGGTTTCGTCCTCGATGCCCTGGACCAGGCACTCCATGACCGGCGGCCAGTCCATCGCGGTGGGCTCATCCACCACTCCGACAGGGGTGTTCAATACGTATCGATTAAGTATTCCGAACGGCTGGCGGAGGCAGGCATCGAGCCTTCCGTTGGAAGCGTCGGCGACAGTTACGACAACGCTCTCGCCGAAACGATCAACGGCCTCTACAAGGCCGAGGTCATCCATCGGCGGGGACCATGGCGCAATTTCGAAGCCGTGGAGTTCGCCACACTCGAATGGGTGGATTGGTTCAACAACCGGCGTCTTCTGGAGCCCATAGGAAACATTCCGCCTGCCGAAGCCGAAGAACGTTACTATGCCATGCTGGACGAGCCAGCCATGGCCGCATAA
- a CDS encoding isocitrate lyase produces the protein MSYSDSVEGAKTLIVENHAWSGLTAEAVARMRLQNRFRTGLDIARYTAAIMRRDMGAYDQDPSKYTQSLGCWHGFIAQQKVISLKKHFGTTERRYIYLSGWMVTALRSQFGPLPDQSMHEKTSVPALVEEIYTFLRQADSRELGMLFREIDKARVEGDRAREQQLVQAVDNHQTHVIPIIADIDAGFGNAEATYLLAKKLIEAGACALQIENQVSDEKQCGHQDGKVTIPHEEFVAKIRACRYAFLELGIDDGIIVARTDSLGAGLTKQIAFSVSEGDIADLYNGFLDCDDVTGQPPSNGDVLITRGSKLLRPKRLRSNLYQFREGTGADRCVIDCINALNNGADLLWIETEKPHVEQIASMMDRIRQVIPNAKLVYNNSPSFNWTLNFRQQVFDGWQSEGRDVSGFDRAKLMSEQYDDSDLAREADEKIRTFQHDASKRAGIFHHLITLPTYHTTALSTDNLAKEYFGAQGMLGYVANVQRREIRQGIACAKHQNMAGSDIGDDHKEYFAGEAALKAGGANNTMNQFAA, from the coding sequence ATGTCGTATTCAGATAGTGTTGAAGGAGCCAAAACCTTGATTGTCGAAAACCACGCATGGTCCGGCCTCACTGCCGAAGCTGTCGCTCGCATGCGCCTTCAGAACAGATTCAGAACCGGTCTAGACATTGCGCGCTATACCGCTGCGATCATGCGTCGGGACATGGGCGCCTATGATCAAGACCCGAGCAAATATACGCAGTCGCTCGGATGCTGGCATGGGTTTATTGCCCAACAGAAAGTCATCTCGCTGAAAAAGCACTTCGGCACGACGGAACGCCGTTACATCTATCTCTCAGGTTGGATGGTTACGGCACTGCGGTCGCAGTTCGGTCCGCTCCCCGACCAGTCCATGCATGAAAAAACGAGCGTGCCGGCCCTTGTCGAGGAGATCTACACCTTCTTGCGCCAGGCAGATTCACGCGAACTCGGCATGTTGTTCAGGGAAATCGACAAAGCCCGGGTGGAGGGTGACCGAGCGCGGGAACAGCAGCTGGTTCAGGCGGTCGACAATCATCAGACCCACGTCATTCCCATCATTGCTGATATTGATGCAGGTTTCGGAAATGCCGAAGCAACCTACCTGCTGGCGAAAAAGTTGATTGAAGCCGGCGCCTGCGCGCTGCAGATCGAGAACCAGGTCTCCGATGAAAAGCAGTGCGGCCATCAGGACGGAAAGGTGACCATTCCGCACGAGGAATTCGTCGCCAAGATCCGCGCATGCCGCTACGCGTTTCTCGAGCTCGGCATCGACGACGGCATCATCGTGGCTCGCACCGATTCACTCGGCGCAGGCCTTACCAAGCAGATCGCCTTCAGCGTCAGCGAAGGCGACATCGCCGACCTGTACAACGGCTTCCTGGATTGCGACGATGTCACCGGCCAGCCACCCTCCAACGGCGACGTGTTGATCACGCGCGGCTCGAAGCTCTTGCGGCCGAAGCGGCTGCGTTCCAACCTTTATCAGTTTCGTGAAGGCACAGGCGCCGACCGCTGCGTGATTGACTGCATCAATGCGCTTAACAATGGCGCCGACTTGCTGTGGATCGAGACCGAAAAGCCTCATGTCGAACAGATCGCGAGCATGATGGACCGCATCCGGCAGGTGATCCCCAATGCCAAGCTGGTCTATAACAACTCGCCCTCTTTTAACTGGACGCTGAATTTCCGGCAGCAGGTTTTTGATGGTTGGCAGAGCGAAGGAAGGGACGTCTCTGGGTTCGACAGGGCCAAGCTGATGAGCGAACAATATGACGACAGCGATTTGGCGCGGGAAGCCGACGAAAAAATCAGGACCTTCCAGCATGACGCCTCCAAACGCGCCGGCATTTTCCATCACCTGATTACGCTGCCGACCTATCACACCACGGCGCTCTCGACGGACAATCTCGCCAAAGAATATTTCGGCGCGCAGGGCATGCTCGGTTACGTCGCCAACGTCCAGCGAAGGGAAATCCGCCAGGGCATTGCCTGCGCGAAGCACCAGAACATGGCTGGTTCTGACATTGGCGACGATCACAAAGAGTATTTTGCCGGCGAGGCGGCGCTTAAGGCCGGCGGAGCCAATAACACGATGAACCAGTTTGCGGCCTGA
- a CDS encoding helix-turn-helix domain-containing protein produces MEKLCVYLGPRLRRLRKNLGLTQADMASDLDVSPSYVALMEGNQRPVTAEILLRLAKIYKLDMSLFADDGTPEILARLQSTMKDPIFSGIEISPLEVADVLSSFPGFAEAMLRLYTSYKEEQIVLADQRQAALDGGIDEGADPVAGVRRFLAARRNCFPGLDVAAEKLAAAVKEAGGLPFYLMQRHNLRVRRLPTEIMSGSVRRLDRHRHEVLLDDCLDLASQNFQLAQQLAYLESEGDIQKFVQEGNLATESGRRLAYRALAGYFAAAVVMPYTQFAKAVEARRYDVEALSRQFGTSFEQTAHRLTTLQKPGQERIPFFFIRVDSAGNVSKRLDSANFPFARHGGGCPLWTLHQVFTTPRTVVTQWLELPDGQLFFSIARTVSSGGGAFGLPRVDRAVALVCEASHVERLVYHKDNTSVVPTPIGITCRLCQRDSCTSRSEPPIGRQILPDHYRRTDAPFGFSD; encoded by the coding sequence ATGGAAAAACTCTGCGTTTATCTCGGTCCGCGACTTCGACGCTTGCGGAAAAATCTTGGCCTCACTCAAGCCGACATGGCATCTGACCTCGATGTCTCCCCTTCTTATGTCGCGCTCATGGAGGGGAATCAGCGACCAGTTACGGCCGAGATTCTTCTGCGACTTGCGAAGATCTACAAGCTCGACATGTCGCTCTTTGCCGACGACGGCACGCCCGAAATCCTTGCGCGACTACAATCGACCATGAAGGATCCAATATTCAGTGGCATAGAGATATCACCGCTCGAAGTCGCAGACGTGCTCAGCAGCTTTCCGGGGTTTGCAGAAGCGATGCTGCGGCTCTACACCTCGTACAAGGAGGAACAGATTGTTCTTGCCGATCAACGACAGGCCGCCCTCGACGGAGGGATCGATGAAGGAGCAGATCCTGTTGCGGGCGTGCGACGGTTCCTCGCAGCTCGACGTAATTGCTTTCCTGGCCTTGATGTTGCGGCAGAAAAGTTGGCGGCGGCGGTGAAGGAGGCTGGCGGGCTTCCATTCTATCTTATGCAACGTCACAATCTTCGAGTGAGACGATTACCAACGGAGATCATGTCAGGATCGGTCCGCCGACTGGACCGACACAGGCATGAGGTTCTACTTGACGACTGCTTGGATCTGGCAAGCCAAAACTTTCAACTTGCACAGCAACTCGCCTATCTTGAATCCGAGGGCGATATTCAAAAGTTCGTTCAAGAAGGCAATCTTGCGACAGAGAGTGGGCGACGATTAGCGTACCGGGCGCTCGCAGGCTACTTTGCAGCAGCCGTTGTCATGCCCTACACGCAATTTGCCAAAGCGGTTGAAGCGCGCCGCTATGATGTCGAAGCGCTCTCGCGTCAATTTGGCACCAGTTTCGAACAGACGGCACATCGGCTGACCACACTGCAGAAGCCCGGACAAGAGCGGATCCCCTTCTTCTTTATCCGTGTGGATTCTGCAGGCAACGTGTCCAAGCGCCTCGACAGCGCAAATTTTCCCTTCGCACGACATGGCGGTGGTTGCCCCCTTTGGACGTTGCACCAGGTTTTTACAACGCCGAGGACGGTGGTAACGCAGTGGCTAGAGTTGCCGGATGGCCAACTATTTTTTTCGATCGCTCGAACCGTAAGTTCCGGGGGAGGTGCCTTTGGACTTCCGCGCGTCGATCGGGCCGTGGCGCTGGTTTGCGAAGCCAGCCACGTCGAACGTCTGGTCTATCATAAGGACAACACGTCCGTTGTGCCAACGCCCATCGGCATTACCTGTCGTCTTTGCCAACGCGATAGCTGCACATCCCGGTCGGAACCGCCAATCGGCCGACAGATCTTGCCTGATCACTACCGGCGCACGGACGCGCCATTTGGGTTTTCCGACTGA
- a CDS encoding MFS transporter produces MATLSTSDVMVALVQASSTSPAFILAIFVGAIADNFSRRKVMIIGRSLMMTASAMLTLSVAFDETDPWIILGFSFQAGCGIALHDPAWQASVGDIVERPHLPGAVTLISVGFNTVRSVGPALGGIVVASARPLSAFAIATFGFAVPLITLWQNKWKTLSSSLPREAMFTAICDGLRFTAMSSEIKGTVAQSHSLSVAFGCSTGWLSARPKSSGSIPKGTGSFENAQGRNHKHDDPRSRNCRASRRRGYARFQFGCGRPWPLARRLSPQLSVVCKKRRRLPSSPSSTSAVCKTSVRIGK; encoded by the coding sequence ATGGCGACCCTTTCGACCTCGGATGTGATGGTCGCATTGGTCCAGGCGTCTTCAACGTCACCTGCATTCATTCTGGCCATTTTCGTCGGGGCGATCGCTGACAACTTTAGCCGACGTAAGGTGATGATCATTGGCCGAAGCCTTATGATGACCGCGTCCGCCATGCTCACGCTTTCCGTTGCTTTCGACGAAACTGATCCGTGGATCATTCTCGGTTTCAGTTTTCAGGCTGGCTGCGGCATTGCTCTCCACGATCCCGCCTGGCAGGCATCGGTCGGGGATATCGTCGAACGGCCCCACCTGCCGGGTGCAGTCACGCTTATTTCTGTCGGGTTCAATACTGTTCGCAGTGTCGGTCCCGCACTGGGAGGGATCGTCGTTGCCTCAGCGAGGCCCCTCTCTGCCTTTGCGATTGCAACATTTGGTTTTGCAGTTCCGCTGATCACCTTGTGGCAAAATAAATGGAAAACGCTTTCCTCATCCTTGCCGCGTGAGGCGATGTTTACAGCTATCTGTGATGGCTTGCGCTTCACCGCTATGTCCTCAGAAATCAAGGGAACGGTTGCACAGAGCCACTCGCTTTCGGTCGCATTTGGCTGCTCCACGGGCTGGCTGAGTGCCCGGCCGAAATCAAGTGGATCGATACCTAAAGGAACTGGAAGCTTTGAAAACGCCCAAGGCAGGAACCATAAACATGATGACCCAAGATCAAGAAATTGCCGTGCATCGCGTCGCCGAGGTTATGCGCGGTTCCAATTCGGCTGTGGGAGGCCTTGGCCGCTGGCCCGAAGGCTGTCGCCGCAGCTCAGCGTGGTTTGCAAAAAGCGCCGGCGTCTCCCATCATCCCCCAGCTCGACTTCAGCTGTTTGCAAGACATCGGTTCGCATCGGCAAATAG
- the hxsB gene encoding His-Xaa-Ser system radical SAM maturase HxsB has translation MTVFPLKFKPFGAGYLFADDAGGYFKADAHFLNRYATGKLTALDRGFLEANGHAFNEIDDPAYMGFAYRWAQRLHRPQELNYVILVPTLRCNLACAYCQVSRVNESTPGFDWTDETLERVLRFLDAMTSASVKIEFQGGEPLLRLDLLEKVRDFARRKFQEVFFTVCTNLQSVSEEAWDFLDASDVFVSTSLDGEFSTHERQRTVNAKDTQQFVSNLSYAIERLGQGKVSALPTLDINQLPSVSEIIDTFGRFGFRSIFLRPVNHQGFARKRFQTTGLEDKWNAYHADFIDALIEDNWTAGQPVEEFYFTHCLRRVLRGGHNQHVDLRNPNILGRDYIVIDYDGTFYPTDEARMVTRVGQVDLSIGNLCDGIDQSKLDVLNQESSNSFHPDCIHCPYQAACGADVVDDLSRYGRIDLPKADTAFCRRHTAIFDKIFELLYSADEKVQKSLAFWAGIPEFDPSLAPVHT, from the coding sequence ATGACCGTATTTCCCCTTAAGTTCAAACCGTTCGGCGCCGGCTATCTTTTTGCGGATGATGCGGGCGGTTACTTCAAAGCCGACGCTCACTTTCTCAATCGCTATGCGACCGGAAAGCTGACGGCACTGGATAGGGGCTTTCTTGAAGCAAATGGTCATGCGTTCAATGAGATCGACGATCCAGCCTATATGGGATTTGCCTACCGGTGGGCCCAACGGTTGCACCGTCCTCAAGAGCTGAATTACGTCATTCTCGTTCCGACCCTCCGTTGCAATTTGGCATGTGCCTATTGCCAGGTGTCTCGGGTGAACGAGAGCACTCCGGGCTTTGATTGGACGGATGAGACGCTTGAGCGCGTTCTCCGATTTCTCGATGCCATGACGTCCGCGAGCGTCAAAATCGAATTCCAGGGTGGCGAGCCACTGCTCCGATTAGACCTATTGGAGAAGGTTCGTGATTTCGCTCGCCGCAAGTTCCAAGAAGTTTTCTTTACGGTATGCACCAATCTGCAATCAGTATCGGAAGAAGCTTGGGATTTCCTGGATGCTTCGGACGTCTTCGTGAGTACGTCACTTGATGGCGAATTTTCGACGCATGAGCGGCAACGAACCGTAAACGCCAAAGACACGCAGCAATTCGTATCGAACCTCAGCTATGCCATCGAGCGCTTGGGGCAGGGAAAGGTCTCGGCTCTCCCGACGCTAGACATCAACCAGTTGCCGAGCGTTTCCGAGATCATTGATACATTTGGCCGGTTCGGATTTCGGTCAATTTTCCTTCGACCAGTTAATCATCAGGGTTTTGCCAGAAAACGGTTTCAGACCACCGGTCTCGAAGACAAATGGAATGCCTACCATGCCGATTTTATCGACGCTCTGATCGAGGACAATTGGACCGCCGGGCAGCCGGTTGAGGAGTTCTATTTCACACACTGCCTGCGGCGGGTTCTGCGTGGCGGCCACAATCAGCACGTCGACCTTCGTAATCCGAATATTCTCGGCCGAGACTACATCGTTATTGACTACGATGGCACCTTCTATCCGACGGATGAAGCCAGGATGGTCACGCGGGTTGGACAGGTCGATCTTAGCATTGGCAATCTTTGTGACGGCATCGACCAGTCCAAGCTAGACGTGCTGAACCAAGAGTCTTCCAATTCATTCCATCCCGACTGCATCCATTGTCCATACCAAGCCGCGTGTGGTGCGGACGTTGTTGACGATCTATCCCGTTATGGGCGCATCGATCTACCGAAGGCCGACACAGCCTTCTGTCGCCGTCATACCGCAATCTTCGACAAGATCTTCGAGCTGCTCTATTCGGCTGACGAGAAAGTCCAAAAGAGCCTTGCGTTCTGGGCCGGAATTCCGGAATTCGATCCGTCACTGGCGCCGGTACACACATGA
- the hxsC gene encoding His-Xaa-Ser system radical SAM maturase HxsC, translating to MIDLRLKIDDVPIDNPSIVRLRSHAVDSEYDALLIDRDQESQTFDLAGYSLRVHCGPETDLDGDVLLLVPGRKSAHRLVRSRSRHNTFLVTEQCDQLCVMCSQPPKKYHADLFDQFTVAATLAPENARITISGGEPLLHKGRLFQFLLAAVKARPDISFHVLTNGQFFEPGDSTVMDEIGRDRVLWGIPLYAPYAGLHDSIVGKSGAFETLSLNLTALMRAGAAVELRTVVLQQNWDVLPQLANYVSTRLPFIDVWAIMQLENIGYGRMNWAHSFKDTSLDFGRLRTAINLAIGRGIQTLLYNFPLCSVPPGYRHLAPGTISDWKNKFLEQCSGCSLRSTCGGFFEWYKADQGFGGLSPQ from the coding sequence ATGATCGATTTGCGGCTCAAGATCGATGACGTCCCGATCGACAATCCAAGTATCGTTCGCTTGCGCTCGCACGCGGTGGACAGTGAATATGATGCACTCCTGATCGACAGAGATCAGGAAAGTCAAACCTTCGATCTCGCGGGTTACTCGCTTCGCGTCCACTGCGGTCCCGAAACCGATCTTGACGGTGACGTCCTGCTTCTAGTTCCTGGGCGAAAGTCAGCGCATCGATTGGTGCGATCCCGGTCGAGACACAACACCTTCTTGGTCACCGAGCAATGCGACCAGCTCTGCGTCATGTGCTCGCAGCCTCCAAAGAAATATCACGCCGACCTCTTCGACCAGTTCACAGTCGCCGCCACCTTAGCGCCGGAAAACGCTCGGATCACCATATCTGGCGGCGAACCGCTGCTGCACAAAGGAAGGCTGTTTCAGTTTCTTCTAGCAGCCGTGAAAGCCCGGCCGGATATCTCATTTCATGTTCTGACCAACGGCCAGTTTTTCGAACCGGGCGACAGCACCGTGATGGATGAGATCGGACGTGATCGCGTGCTATGGGGCATTCCGCTCTATGCGCCTTATGCGGGACTTCACGACAGCATTGTTGGAAAATCCGGAGCCTTTGAAACGCTGTCGTTGAACTTGACGGCGCTGATGAGGGCGGGGGCAGCGGTCGAGCTTCGTACGGTTGTCCTCCAGCAGAACTGGGATGTGTTGCCACAGCTTGCGAACTATGTCTCGACCCGGCTTCCGTTCATTGACGTATGGGCGATCATGCAACTGGAAAATATTGGCTACGGCAGAATGAACTGGGCCCATTCGTTCAAGGATACGTCGCTGGATTTCGGCCGACTCCGCACAGCCATCAACCTCGCGATTGGGCGCGGTATTCAAACGCTGCTCTATAATTTCCCTCTTTGCAGTGTCCCTCCAGGGTACCGACATCTGGCACCAGGCACGATTTCAGATTGGAAGAACAAATTTTTGGAACAGTGCAGCGGATGTTCGCTGCGCTCTACTTGTGGTGGATTTTTTGAATGGTATAAAGCTGATCAGGGGTTTGGGGGACTCTCACCACAATGA